The DNA sequence GTCACACTCAGGTCTTCTTCCCAAATTCACATCGAATTGTTTGATATGACGACAAGAAGCCAAGAATGGGACATTAGCCATTTCCAAACCCCCCAACTTTAAACCAATTTTTCCGCCAACAAATATATCATACATCACTTCCTTGGCTTGAATATCAGAGTTTAATTCTTCAACGGCATGTCTGTCCACGTCAGCATTCTTATTTTCCATCTTTATATGGTAATCTGTGTCATTTTGAGGTTTCTGAGAGAACTTATCGATATGATCTTCACCTAATTTAATGCCTTGGCTGTTGACAAGAACATCAAGAGGGCTATACAACAATGTAAGCTTCTCATTTTTGTTTGTAATCCTCAAAAGCAAGAATACAGTTGTAGATAACTTGTCCTGGTGGTCAAGTTGTAATTTCGTTATGTTAAGTTGCCTAATGCATATGCTTGGCATTCCTGATTGGAGGAATGCCAAGTATGAGATTCCAACAAAGAGGAGGACAATGAGTATTGTGAAAATAATGATGCATGTCCATGCACAAATCATAAACATACACGATCGCCCGGCCTTGTCGCGAAAATCTGGGGCCTCCAAGTCGTTAGCCTTTTCATTTTtgcttctgtttttgtttttgttggtggATTCGTCGTCGA is a window from the Arachis hypogaea cultivar Tifrunner chromosome 1, arahy.Tifrunner.gnm2.J5K5, whole genome shotgun sequence genome containing:
- the LOC112794331 gene encoding uncharacterized protein, with the translated sequence MAGLSRQGSANRQVTDADKPPPHRTRRVSFDDESTNKNKNRSKNEKANDLEAPDFRDKAGRSCMFMICAWTCIIIFTILIVLLFVGISYLAFLQSGMPSICIRQLNITKLQLDHQDKLSTTVFLLLRITNKNEKLTLLYSPLDVLVNSQGIKLGEDHIDKFSQKPQNDTDYHIKMENKNADVDRHAVEELNSDIQAKEVMYDIFVGGKIGLKLGGLEMANVPFLASCRHIKQFDVNLGRRPECDVRMFGFRPSNN